A part of Anaerotignum faecicola genomic DNA contains:
- a CDS encoding uracil-xanthine permease family protein: MSSKDCSVNNIYQLEGRVPLLKAIPFGLQHILAMFVANLTPITIIAAAGGLSQAEIAVLLQNAMFIAGIATLIQLYPVWKVGSGLPIVMGVSFTFVTVLCTVASNYGYPSVVGAVLVGGLFEGTLGLLAKYWRKLIAPVVAASVVIAIGMSLFSVGARSFGGGYAEDFGSAQNLLLGTITLVVCLGWNCFARGYLKQLSVLVGLLVGYVVAILMGKVDLSVIFAGGFVSLPKLMPYKPEFHAGAILSVCIIFLVSAAETIGDTTAMVATGLNREIESKEISGSLACDGYASSLSSLVGCPPVTSFSQNVGLLAMTKVVNKFTIMTGAGCMILAGLLPPVGNFFASLPESVLGGCTIMMFGTIMTSGMQMLAKAGFNQRNVTIAALSLAVGVGFTAASEIDLWHIFPEIVQSVFSANVVAVAFVVSIILNLVLPKNMDVDKISE; encoded by the coding sequence ATGAGTTCCAAAGACTGTAGCGTAAACAACATTTATCAATTAGAGGGCAGGGTACCTTTGCTGAAAGCCATTCCCTTTGGCTTACAGCATATTCTGGCAATGTTCGTTGCCAATCTGACCCCGATTACTATTATTGCGGCGGCAGGGGGGCTTTCTCAGGCGGAGATTGCGGTGCTTCTGCAAAATGCAATGTTTATTGCCGGGATTGCAACGCTGATTCAGCTGTATCCTGTCTGGAAGGTCGGATCGGGTCTGCCAATCGTTATGGGGGTCAGCTTCACCTTTGTAACGGTTTTATGTACGGTTGCGTCTAATTATGGGTATCCCTCGGTTGTCGGGGCGGTGCTTGTCGGCGGTCTTTTTGAAGGCACACTGGGGCTTCTGGCAAAATATTGGCGAAAGCTGATTGCACCTGTGGTTGCGGCATCTGTTGTTATCGCAATTGGGATGTCCCTGTTTTCTGTTGGCGCAAGATCCTTTGGCGGCGGCTATGCAGAGGATTTCGGCTCTGCGCAGAATCTTCTGTTGGGGACGATTACGCTTGTGGTCTGTCTTGGCTGGAACTGCTTTGCAAGGGGCTATCTGAAGCAGCTTTCCGTTCTGGTGGGGCTGCTTGTGGGCTATGTGGTGGCAATCCTTATGGGCAAGGTGGATTTGTCCGTTATTTTTGCAGGCGGCTTTGTCTCCCTGCCAAAGCTGATGCCCTATAAGCCGGAATTCCATGCGGGTGCGATTCTTTCCGTCTGTATTATTTTTCTGGTTTCCGCAGCGGAAACGATTGGGGATACCACAGCCATGGTTGCGACGGGGCTGAACAGAGAAATCGAGAGCAAGGAGATTTCCGGCTCTCTGGCGTGTGATGGCTATGCGTCCTCGTTGTCCTCTTTGGTAGGCTGTCCTCCTGTGACATCCTTTTCCCAGAACGTCGGGCTGCTGGCAATGACGAAGGTAGTCAATAAATTTACGATTATGACAGGTGCAGGCTGCATGATTCTGGCAGGGCTTCTGCCTCCTGTCGGGAACTTTTTTGCATCCCTGCCCGAATCTGTTCTGGGTGGCTGCACCATCATGATGTTTGGTACGATTATGACAAGTGGGATGCAGATGCTTGCAAAGGCAGGCTTTAATCAGAGAAACGTGACCATTGCCGCATTGTCTCTGGCAGTCGGCGTTGGCTTTACGGCTGCAAGCGAAATTGATTTGTGGCATATTTTCCCTGAAATTGTGCAGTCTGTATTTTCCGCAAACGTGGTAGCGGTGGCATTTGTAGTGTCTATCATTCTGAATCTGGTTTTGCCGAAAAATATGGATGTGGATAAAATTTCGGAATAA